One segment of Mycobacterium spongiae DNA contains the following:
- a CDS encoding thioesterase II family protein: protein MKPVELVCLHHAGGSAASFHPLRRGLQAMGSEVAFTAVNLPGRETRRDEPRHVDAWTCVRALADELDDLLARPHVLLGHSMGAMLAYLLTQLRISRGMRAPEAVIVAACRAPSMPTPLHDLPLADDHALAVELVNYGGLPAEILDRPDWLALLLPTVRDDLRIVRSYRHTGGQPLPCPLHIFGGLTDPLVPPPTLARWAAHSLQPQPVRLYYGGHFLFRSPEPELVAAVAHVVADAARERSVVA from the coding sequence ATGAAGCCAGTCGAATTGGTGTGCCTGCACCACGCCGGTGGCAGTGCGGCGTCGTTCCATCCGCTGCGCCGCGGGCTGCAGGCCATGGGCTCCGAGGTGGCCTTCACGGCGGTGAACCTCCCGGGACGGGAGACGCGCCGCGACGAACCCCGCCATGTCGACGCCTGGACGTGCGTGCGGGCACTGGCCGACGAACTCGACGACCTCCTTGCCCGGCCGCACGTTCTGCTCGGACACAGCATGGGCGCAATGCTGGCGTATCTGCTCACCCAACTGCGGATCTCGCGTGGAATGAGGGCACCGGAGGCCGTCATCGTCGCGGCCTGCCGAGCCCCCAGCATGCCCACGCCCCTGCATGATCTGCCACTGGCCGACGATCACGCGTTGGCCGTGGAGCTCGTCAACTACGGTGGGCTGCCGGCCGAGATTCTCGACCGTCCCGATTGGCTGGCGTTGTTGCTCCCCACCGTTCGTGACGATCTGCGCATCGTCCGGTCGTACCGGCACACCGGCGGGCAGCCCCTGCCATGCCCGCTGCATATCTTCGGCGGTCTGACGGATCCACTGGTGCCACCACCCACGTTGGCCCGCTGGGCCGCTCATTCGCTGCAGCCGCAGCCGGTCCGCCTCTACTACGGCGGTCACTTCCTCTTCCGTTCGCCGGAACCGGAATTGGTGGCAGCGGTTGCGCATGTTGTCGCGGACGCGGCACGGGAGAGGAGCGTCGTCGCATGA
- a CDS encoding fatty acyl-AMP ligase yields the protein MSELTRGMLAAAASSPKQLTAGAFSDPTRLSWQEVHERATRMATGLAAQGVGHHGSVAVLASDAAHVAPLAQALWLRRAALTMLQQPTPRTDLGVWLADTVRAIRTIKADLVVVGEPFLEVVDRLADHDLAACTIEALSDNAAAAPGSFDDADESDIALRQLTSGSTGAPKAVEISHGNLAANAVAARDGLDLNADTDVMASWLPLAHDMGMIGFICLPMQVGIEAVVVPPHEFLTRPLSWAELISRHRATITAGPNFAYSVLARVLQRAEPNDIDLSSLRVAVNGAEPIDHRDVADFAAVGARFGLRPTAMMPAYGLAEATLVVSLASAHEEPLVDRVSRRTMSEARRAQPVHGAPEDPEDVRHLVSLGSPAMGMDVRIVRDGIPQAPREIGAIELRGPAVAKSYITSDGVMPLASADGWFDSGDLGYVDERGRIYVCGRTKDLIVLAGRNLYPHDIERAAEDVDGVRTGCVIALRIDGDREGFAVLAEVRDADDDDRAARISRDITARVSRRVGHLPSEVRLFPAGTLPKTSSGKLRRSCARKLLEK from the coding sequence ATGAGCGAATTAACGCGCGGCATGCTCGCCGCAGCAGCATCCTCGCCCAAGCAATTGACCGCCGGCGCGTTCAGCGACCCGACCCGGTTGAGCTGGCAGGAAGTTCACGAGCGAGCCACGCGGATGGCTACTGGCCTGGCCGCGCAGGGAGTCGGCCACCACGGCTCGGTCGCGGTCTTGGCGTCCGACGCCGCCCATGTCGCGCCGCTCGCACAGGCTCTCTGGCTACGTCGAGCCGCACTGACAATGCTGCAGCAACCGACGCCGCGCACCGACCTTGGCGTCTGGCTGGCCGACACGGTGCGGGCGATCCGGACTATCAAGGCCGATCTGGTTGTCGTGGGCGAGCCGTTCTTGGAGGTCGTGGATCGCCTAGCAGATCACGACCTCGCGGCGTGCACGATCGAGGCGCTCAGCGACAACGCGGCGGCCGCACCCGGCTCCTTCGATGATGCCGATGAGAGCGATATCGCGCTGCGGCAGTTGACATCCGGGTCGACCGGTGCACCGAAAGCCGTCGAGATCAGCCACGGTAACCTCGCCGCGAACGCGGTCGCGGCCCGCGATGGACTAGACCTCAACGCGGACACCGACGTGATGGCAAGTTGGCTGCCGCTCGCCCACGACATGGGGATGATTGGGTTCATTTGCCTTCCGATGCAGGTAGGTATCGAAGCCGTCGTCGTCCCACCGCACGAGTTTCTGACCCGACCGCTCAGCTGGGCGGAGCTGATCAGCCGGCATCGCGCCACTATCACCGCGGGTCCCAATTTCGCCTATTCCGTGCTCGCGCGGGTGTTGCAACGTGCCGAGCCCAACGATATCGACCTGTCATCGCTGCGGGTCGCGGTGAACGGGGCCGAACCCATCGACCATCGCGACGTGGCCGACTTCGCCGCCGTCGGTGCACGTTTCGGTCTGCGGCCGACAGCGATGATGCCCGCATACGGGCTCGCCGAAGCCACCTTGGTGGTGTCGCTGGCGTCGGCGCACGAGGAACCGCTCGTCGACCGGGTTTCCCGGCGGACCATGTCGGAGGCGCGTCGGGCGCAGCCGGTGCACGGTGCCCCCGAGGACCCCGAGGACGTGCGGCACCTCGTGTCGCTGGGCTCACCGGCTATGGGCATGGATGTACGGATCGTCCGAGACGGAATACCTCAAGCGCCCAGGGAGATCGGTGCCATTGAGTTGCGCGGACCGGCGGTCGCCAAGAGCTACATCACGTCCGACGGCGTGATGCCGCTGGCCTCCGCTGATGGCTGGTTCGACAGCGGAGACCTCGGCTACGTCGATGAGCGGGGACGAATCTATGTGTGCGGCCGCACCAAGGATCTGATCGTGCTGGCCGGCAGAAACCTCTACCCGCACGACATCGAGCGTGCGGCCGAGGATGTCGACGGCGTGCGAACCGGCTGTGTGATCGCATTGCGTATCGACGGCGATCGAGAAGGCTTCGCGGTCCTTGCGGAAGTGCGCGACGCCGACGACGACGACCGGGCAGCGCGGATCAGCCGCGACATCACCGCCCGGGTGAGCCGCCGTGTCGGACATCTTCCGAGTGAGGTACGGCTCTTCCCGGCGGGCACCTTGCCGAAGACTTCGTCCGGCAAGCTGCGCCGAAGCTGTGCTCGAAAACTGTTGGAGAAATGA